The Panicum virgatum strain AP13 chromosome 3N, P.virgatum_v5, whole genome shotgun sequence genome includes the window TCAAGTAAAGATATTTGTTTGGACTGAAGGTTCACAGGATTGGATATTGGTGTACTCGCAACCAAGAGCTCAATGCGATGTGTATGCAGTCTGTGGGCCTTTTGCAGTTTGCAATGATGATGCCCTTCCTTCCTGCACTTGTACAAAGGGGTTCTCCGTAAGATCCCCTGAGGATTGGGAGCTAGATGATCGAACAGGAGGATGCATTAGGAATACTCCACTAGATTGCATTACAAAGGGACGCTCAACAAGATCCACAGACAAGTTCTTAACTTTACCATGTGTTAGTTTGGCTCAAACTATGCGCAGAATAGAAGATGCTCAAAGCATAGGTGTCTGTGCTCAGGTCTGCTTGGATAATTGCTCTTGCACTGCATATTCCTTCAGCAACAGTACATGCTCTGTTTGGCATGGAGAATTGTTGAACATAAGGCAAATACAGTGTAGTAGCATTGGAAATTCAAATGGAGAGACTCTTTACCTTCGCCTTGCTGCTAAGGATATTCAAGGTTTAGAGAAAAACAAAAGAGTGTTTATTATTGCAATTGCCACTGGCACAAGTGTCGCTGCTATAGGTCTCTTTGCATTCGCCATGCTAATAATGATTCGCAGAAACAAAAGGAGTTTCGTTCATATATCAAATACTGCTCAAGATTGCAACGGAATTATCGCATTCCCATATAATGCTTTGGAACTTGGAACTAAAAATTTCTCAGAGAAGATAGGGGAAGGTGGGTTTGGTTCTGTATTCAAGGGGTTTCTGAATAAATCGATAGCCATAgctgtgaagaagcttgatCAACATGCTTATCATGGAGAGAAGCAATTTAGAGCTGAAGTCAGCTCGATTGGAATCATCCAGCATATCaatttagtcaaattaattGGTTTTTGTTGTGAAGGTGCTAGAAGGTTACTTGTTTATGAGTACATGCCAAATGGATCTCTTGCTACCCATCTTTTCCAAAGTCATGCTACAGTACTAACATGGAGTAATAGGTATCAAATAGCTTTGGGAGTTGCTAGAGGATTGGCCTACTTGCATGAGAAATGCCGAGAGTGCATCATACACTGTGACATCAAGCCAGAAAACATTCTTCTTAACGATTCATATGTTCCAAAAATTGCAGATTTTGGGCTGGCCAAGTTTTTGGGAAGAGATTTTAGCCGAGTCATAACTACTATGAGAGGAACTATAGGATACCTTGCACCGGAGTGGATCAGCGGAGTGGCTATTACACCAAAAGTAGATGTTTATGCCTATGGGATGGTCTTACTGGAAATTGTATCTGGAAAGAGGAACTCAAGTGTTTCGTGTTCTTGTGGTAGCAATCATGACATCTATTACCCCGTACATGTTGCACGGGAGATCATCGGCGGAGATGTTAGGAGCTTGCTGGACAACAGATTGTGTGGCGAAGTGAATTTGAAGGAGGCTGAAATAGCCTGCAAGGTTGCATGTTGGTGCATT containing:
- the LOC120666681 gene encoding G-type lectin S-receptor-like serine/threonine-protein kinase At2g19130 gives rise to the protein MAGSQDWILVYSQPRAQCDVYAVCGPFAVCNDDALPSCTCTKGFSVRSPEDWELDDRTGGCIRNTPLDCITKGRSTRSTDKFLTLPCVSLAQTMRRIEDAQSIGVCAQVCLDNCSCTAYSFSNSTCSVWHGELLNIRQIQCSSIGNSNGETLYLRLAAKDIQGLEKNKRVFIIAIATGTSVAAIGLFAFAMLIMIRRNKRSFVHISNTAQDCNGIIAFPYNALELGTKNFSEKIGEGGFGSVFKGFLNKSIAIAVKKLDQHAYHGEKQFRAEVSSIGIIQHINLVKLIGFCCEGARRLLVYEYMPNGSLATHLFQSHATVLTWSNRYQIALGVARGLAYLHEKCRECIIHCDIKPENILLNDSYVPKIADFGLAKFLGRDFSRVITTMRGTIGYLAPEWISGVAITPKVDVYAYGMVLLEIVSGKRNSSVSCSCGSNHDIYYPVHVAREIIGGDVRSLLDNRLCGEVNLKEAEIACKVACWCIQDDEFDRPTMGEVVQILEGLLEVNIPPMPRLLQTIAGSSNYSTCC